From Halobacillus sp. Marseille-Q1614, the proteins below share one genomic window:
- a CDS encoding GerMN domain-containing protein has translation MKTSGIKPLSIVALLSLGLLAGCFFEGEQSMEEMDGPPEEEVNEETTSEVTESETDTEEGAEEEETAGTVERELYLLDSNGMVVPQTIEIPASKEVAAQALEYLVKDGPVTELLPSGFAAVLPAGTQIQGVNLKEDGTMIVDVSKEFETYKPEEEQKILQAMTYTLTQFDGVERIKLWINGHELKTMPVNGTPISDGVSRSDGINIQESAVSDPVESDPVTVYYPSQQNGQEVYHVPVTTRVTNEEDLYTAVVQTLLEGPALGTSLLQPFNAGAEVTNAEFNEGVLSVTFNEALLTGEETKSLSNEALTSLVMSLTNLPEVESVQVKVEGVEEVLNEAGEAITEPVTKTDVQKAQSL, from the coding sequence ATGAAAACAAGCGGCATTAAGCCCTTATCTATTGTTGCTCTTCTAAGTTTAGGATTGCTGGCCGGCTGTTTCTTTGAAGGTGAGCAGTCAATGGAGGAAATGGACGGTCCTCCTGAGGAAGAAGTAAACGAAGAGACAACATCCGAAGTTACTGAGAGTGAGACAGATACAGAAGAAGGTGCAGAGGAAGAAGAAACAGCAGGTACAGTGGAGAGAGAATTATACTTACTTGATTCTAACGGAATGGTCGTCCCGCAGACCATCGAGATTCCAGCTTCTAAAGAAGTAGCGGCTCAGGCCTTAGAATACTTAGTAAAAGATGGACCAGTGACTGAACTTTTACCTTCGGGATTTGCTGCAGTCCTGCCGGCGGGCACCCAGATTCAAGGAGTGAATCTAAAAGAAGACGGCACGATGATCGTCGATGTTTCCAAGGAATTTGAAACCTATAAGCCGGAAGAAGAACAGAAAATTTTGCAAGCCATGACTTATACACTTACTCAGTTTGACGGAGTAGAAAGAATTAAATTGTGGATCAACGGCCATGAACTAAAAACAATGCCTGTCAACGGAACCCCGATCTCTGACGGGGTCTCCCGTTCAGACGGGATTAACATTCAGGAGAGCGCAGTCAGCGACCCTGTAGAGAGTGATCCAGTTACCGTCTATTATCCTTCACAGCAAAACGGACAAGAGGTGTATCATGTGCCTGTCACGACCCGGGTAACGAACGAAGAGGACCTGTACACGGCAGTTGTGCAAACACTTCTTGAAGGACCGGCCCTGGGTACATCCCTGCTGCAGCCATTTAATGCAGGAGCAGAAGTAACGAACGCAGAATTTAATGAAGGCGTTTTGAGTGTCACCTTTAACGAAGCCCTGCTGACGGGAGAAGAAACGAAATCATTATCAAATGAAGCTCTTACAAGCCTTGTCATGAGCCTGACAAACCTTCCTGAGGTAGAATCTGTCCAAGTGAAAGTGGAAGGTGTAGAAGAAGTCTTAAATGAAGCAGGAGAAGCCATTACCGAACCAGTGACTAAAACAGACGTACAAAAAGCGCAAAGCTTATAA
- the rph gene encoding ribonuclease PH: MRNDQREVNELRNIKIETDYIKHPEGSVLISFGDTKVICNASVEDRVPPFLRGQGKGWITAEYAMLPRATEQRNIRESSKGKVSGRTMEIQRLIGRALRAVVDLGKLGERTLWVDCDVIQADGGTRTASITGAFVAVVLAFGKLVEKGTIKELPVTDFLAAISVGVLNDGQEILDLCYTEDSQAQVDMNVVMTGEGEFVELQGTGEEATFSVNQLQTMLGLAQEGINELISIQKEAIGSWAEVIETKQAGE; encoded by the coding sequence ATGAGAAATGATCAGCGAGAAGTAAATGAATTACGAAATATAAAAATTGAGACCGATTATATTAAACACCCGGAAGGATCTGTGTTAATCAGTTTTGGAGATACAAAAGTAATCTGTAATGCCAGTGTGGAAGATCGTGTGCCTCCATTTCTAAGGGGACAGGGCAAAGGATGGATTACAGCTGAATATGCGATGCTTCCAAGGGCCACTGAACAAAGAAACATACGCGAATCCTCCAAAGGAAAAGTGTCAGGCCGTACAATGGAAATACAGCGTCTTATCGGAAGAGCTTTAAGAGCTGTTGTAGACTTAGGCAAACTGGGAGAAAGAACTCTATGGGTCGACTGTGACGTTATCCAGGCGGATGGCGGAACGAGAACTGCTTCCATTACCGGTGCCTTTGTGGCCGTTGTCCTTGCATTTGGCAAATTAGTTGAGAAAGGCACGATTAAAGAGCTGCCTGTTACCGACTTTTTAGCTGCCATTTCTGTCGGCGTTTTAAATGATGGCCAAGAGATTCTTGACCTTTGCTATACAGAAGACAGCCAGGCCCAGGTGGATATGAATGTCGTTATGACAGGTGAGGGTGAGTTTGTAGAATTACAGGGAACTGGAGAAGAAGCGACTTTCTCCGTTAATCAGCTTCAGACAATGCTTGGTCTGGCACAGGAAGGGATCAATGAGCTAATTTCTATCCAGAAAGAAGCGATCGGTTCCTGGGCGGAAGTTATCGAAACCAAACAAGCAGGTGAGTAA
- a CDS encoding XTP/dITP diphosphatase: MKKVIIATKNEGKAREFKEMFLKYELEGYSLLDLNEPVEDIEETGMTFEENALIKAEAIARQFSLPVVADDSGLEVDALNGAPGIYSARYAGIEKDDQKNIDKLLSELKGVEKEKRTARFVCAIAIARPDSDSLVERGTCEGSIAEKQEGSQGFGYDPVFIPKGESRTMAEHTSEEKNAISHRKNAILKIEKWLSDL; encoded by the coding sequence ATGAAAAAAGTAATTATTGCTACAAAAAATGAAGGAAAAGCCAGAGAGTTTAAAGAAATGTTTTTAAAATACGAGCTGGAAGGTTATTCTCTTTTAGATCTAAATGAACCTGTAGAGGACATTGAAGAAACAGGCATGACTTTTGAAGAAAATGCTCTAATCAAAGCTGAAGCTATCGCGCGTCAGTTTAGTCTGCCGGTTGTTGCAGATGACTCCGGTCTTGAAGTAGATGCCTTAAATGGGGCCCCGGGGATTTATTCTGCCCGTTATGCGGGTATAGAGAAAGACGACCAGAAAAACATCGATAAACTATTGAGTGAGCTAAAAGGTGTGGAGAAAGAGAAACGCACAGCAAGGTTCGTCTGTGCAATTGCCATCGCCCGGCCTGATTCTGATTCCCTTGTGGAAAGAGGAACGTGCGAAGGCTCCATTGCCGAAAAGCAAGAAGGAAGCCAGGGCTTCGGCTATGACCCCGTATTTATCCCTAAAGGGGAAAGCCGGACGATGGCCGAGCATACTTCGGAAGAGAAAAATGCAATCAGTCATCGCAAAAATGCAATTTTAAAAATCGAAAAATGGTTAAGTGACTTGTGA
- a CDS encoding metallophosphoesterase family protein → MAKVLIISDTHGLTDKVTEIKERHQEEVDAMIHCGDSELDFDSKELEGFYYAKGNCDFQPEMEEEQIFTVDGLTFLVVHGHMHQIKSTLMPLSYRADEVGAQVACFGHSHMAGAENIDGKLFINPGSARQPRDRKEPTYAILEWENPNEVRVQYYHVDGEALSGLQMETTLAAKN, encoded by the coding sequence TTGGCTAAGGTACTCATTATCAGTGATACCCATGGTCTAACGGACAAAGTGACGGAAATTAAAGAACGGCATCAGGAGGAAGTAGACGCAATGATTCACTGCGGCGATTCCGAATTGGATTTCGATTCAAAAGAGCTTGAAGGCTTTTACTATGCCAAAGGAAATTGTGATTTCCAGCCGGAAATGGAAGAAGAGCAAATCTTTACGGTTGATGGACTGACTTTTCTTGTCGTCCATGGACACATGCATCAAATTAAATCGACATTGATGCCACTGTCATACCGGGCAGATGAAGTCGGGGCTCAAGTCGCCTGCTTTGGCCATTCCCACATGGCAGGAGCAGAAAATATTGACGGTAAGCTGTTTATTAATCCGGGAAGCGCAAGGCAGCCAAGAGATCGAAAAGAACCAACCTATGCTATATTAGAATGGGAAAATCCTAATGAGGTAAGGGTTCAATACTATCATGTAGACGGTGAAGCCCTGTCTGGACTGCAGATGGAAACAACACTTGCGGCAAAGAATTAA
- a CDS encoding ATP-dependent endonuclease: MYIDSIKIYNYKSIAEMEFIHLKDSLNVFVGKNNSGKSNILKSLNAFFNSDSIQKNEVSKLLSVQLEGNRIVPTIEVRFNKEESNVYTCYFGNKEKTHLNKRMLDDSRKVINSENETFPKFIYLSRDNEIRDMQQNIAKILPEDDDEYSKIMSNANQFMSEIFDSTYKLYADKRYTEEPDLRLIDEFGDDDHLQNKSSGTQMAALMSMTLSLGLNTNSKNGFIIAIDEPEASLHVGLQKKLFKFLKELSIKHQVIISTHSLIFLDKSKDENIFLVERDSRGRTRIDLKKHKKENWKMLRELMGASISDGMLLGDFNLVVEGRTEQLVFPRMIEILKTEKEIKLDEDRINIISAEGAKKMEPFLSILKDKVELPFCLFLDNDKDGLDVATKISKKKKYDNDKVVIPKKPIYNSSEFEDLFEDEILYSCINSYLAERVANFTKISDEELNSIRNQERFNVFTNNLENHLNKVYPDQEVEIGKLSLAYLIKENLENSNQFNDLKSAFKEMDLFFLRRS, encoded by the coding sequence ATGTACATAGATTCTATAAAAATCTATAATTATAAATCAATAGCAGAAATGGAGTTTATACATCTAAAAGACAGTCTGAACGTATTTGTTGGAAAAAATAATTCTGGTAAAAGTAATATTTTAAAGTCTTTAAATGCCTTTTTTAATTCGGATTCCATACAAAAAAATGAAGTGTCAAAATTATTATCGGTACAGCTGGAGGGCAATAGAATAGTTCCTACTATTGAAGTAAGGTTCAATAAGGAGGAATCTAATGTTTATACTTGTTATTTCGGTAATAAGGAAAAAACACATCTAAATAAACGCATGTTGGATGACTCGAGAAAAGTAATTAATAGTGAAAATGAAACATTTCCAAAATTTATTTATCTTTCTAGAGATAATGAGATTAGAGATATGCAACAAAATATTGCTAAGATATTACCTGAAGATGATGATGAATACTCAAAAATTATGTCTAATGCTAATCAATTTATGTCTGAAATATTTGATTCTACTTACAAGTTGTACGCAGACAAGAGGTATACCGAGGAGCCAGACCTAAGGTTAATAGATGAGTTTGGCGACGACGATCACCTCCAGAATAAAAGCTCAGGTACTCAAATGGCTGCACTGATGTCGATGACGCTAAGTTTAGGTTTGAATACTAATAGTAAAAATGGTTTTATAATAGCTATTGACGAACCTGAAGCGAGTCTTCATGTTGGCTTACAAAAAAAGTTATTTAAGTTTTTAAAAGAATTGTCTATTAAACATCAGGTAATTATATCAACCCATTCCCTCATTTTTTTGGATAAGTCAAAAGACGAAAATATATTTTTAGTTGAGCGAGATAGCAGAGGGAGAACAAGAATAGATTTAAAGAAACACAAAAAAGAAAATTGGAAGATGTTAAGAGAACTAATGGGGGCTAGTATTTCTGACGGAATGTTACTAGGTGATTTTAATTTAGTAGTGGAAGGAAGAACAGAGCAACTTGTTTTTCCTCGTATGATTGAGATTTTAAAGACAGAAAAAGAAATTAAGTTAGATGAGGATAGAATAAATATAATATCAGCAGAAGGAGCAAAAAAGATGGAGCCTTTTTTATCGATTTTAAAGGATAAAGTTGAATTGCCATTTTGTCTCTTTCTGGATAACGATAAAGATGGATTAGATGTCGCTACTAAAATTTCTAAAAAGAAAAAATATGATAACGATAAAGTAGTTATTCCTAAAAAACCAATTTACAACAGTTCAGAATTTGAAGACTTATTCGAAGATGAGATATTGTATAGTTGTATTAATTCTTATTTAGCTGAAAGAGTAGCAAATTTCACAAAAATTAGTGATGAAGAATTAAATAGTATAAGAAATCAAGAAAGATTCAACGTTTTTACCAATAATTTAGAAAATCACTTAAATAAAGTATATCCAGATCAAGAAGTGGAAATTGGTAAACTTTCCCTCGCATATCTAATAAAAGAAAATCTAGAAAACAGTAATCAATTTAATGACTTGAAATCTGCTTTCAAAGAAATGGATCTTTTTTTCTTAAGGAGATCGTAA
- a CDS encoding site-specific integrase — MGSIEKRGKGSFRLSVVTGYDAKGKAIRERRNVKVRNKTRARQELAKFESEVLSGDYTKPTYTKLDDFYQEWLTKYAEDHFAPRTKYEYINIIQKRILPQLGHLKLMDIKPMHVVDFIDQLKKGDIRFDGKDDPLSSSTIRNCYKALNSLLSVAADFGLIKNNPAKNIKLPTNSNKNAISFSKGTIDYIIECIGNEPFEKQVIFWIAFVTGCREGELVALEDRHILPENNAIRFEQSLTQIKGGELKVKSIKNGMDGTAAIPVELMTMIDKIVKEKKRHFIKLRDRWYDPEHLFLFSDELGKPMRPDSISQWWGRFRKRYEIGNVRFHDLRHYSVTYLIQKNVPTKSISQRVRHRKIGTTMDIYGHHIEEIDQVAAEHFSEFFQNNTIEKAKRSY, encoded by the coding sequence ATGGGAAGCATTGAGAAACGTGGTAAGGGCTCATTTCGTCTTTCCGTTGTAACTGGATATGATGCAAAAGGAAAAGCTATTAGAGAGCGCAGAAACGTTAAAGTAAGGAATAAGACACGAGCAAGGCAAGAACTGGCTAAATTTGAGTCAGAAGTGCTTTCTGGCGATTATACTAAGCCCACTTATACTAAGTTAGATGACTTCTATCAGGAATGGCTTACTAAGTATGCAGAAGATCATTTTGCACCGCGCACAAAGTACGAATATATTAATATTATTCAGAAAAGAATTCTTCCCCAGTTAGGTCATCTAAAACTTATGGATATCAAACCTATGCATGTTGTGGATTTTATCGATCAATTAAAGAAGGGTGACATTCGTTTTGATGGTAAAGATGATCCATTGTCCTCTTCTACTATTCGAAACTGTTACAAGGCTCTTAACAGCCTTTTATCGGTCGCTGCTGATTTTGGATTAATTAAAAACAACCCTGCAAAAAATATTAAGCTCCCTACGAACTCAAACAAGAATGCTATATCCTTTTCTAAAGGGACGATTGATTACATTATTGAATGTATTGGTAATGAACCATTTGAGAAGCAGGTCATATTTTGGATTGCGTTCGTCACAGGTTGTCGAGAGGGTGAATTAGTCGCCTTAGAGGATCGTCACATCTTGCCAGAGAATAACGCTATTCGTTTTGAACAATCTCTGACTCAAATTAAGGGTGGAGAATTAAAAGTGAAATCAATAAAAAATGGCATGGATGGTACAGCTGCTATTCCAGTAGAATTAATGACCATGATTGATAAGATAGTTAAAGAGAAGAAGAGGCACTTTATTAAGCTCAGGGATCGATGGTATGACCCAGAGCACCTATTCCTCTTCTCTGATGAACTAGGTAAGCCTATGCGTCCGGATAGCATTAGTCAGTGGTGGGGGCGTTTTAGAAAGAGGTATGAGATTGGAAACGTTCGATTCCATGATTTGAGACACTACTCTGTTACTTATTTAATTCAAAAGAATGTCCCTACTAAATCGATCAGTCAACGGGTACGTCATAGGAAGATTGGGACAACTATGGACATTTATGGACATCATATTGAAGAAATTGATCAAGTAGCAGCTGAGCACTTTAGTGAATTCTTTCAAAATAATACGATAGAGAAAGCTAAAAGAAGCTACTGA
- a CDS encoding ImmA/IrrE family metallo-endopeptidase has product MKYQIFIHYKPHESRYTRFGRYEEIVINSTKDPLIQREQFFHEFCHALRHVGKQTMMPEAFRELQERDARNFTLYAALPYHMIKKYNLQDPEIIERLSQDFKVSPSLCVERLDQIQRRYISAREENCTTCIAEDSLRYL; this is encoded by the coding sequence ATGAAATATCAAATTTTCATCCACTACAAGCCGCATGAATCAAGATATACCCGATTTGGAAGGTATGAAGAAATCGTTATTAACTCCACTAAAGATCCACTGATTCAACGCGAACAATTTTTTCATGAATTTTGTCACGCTCTTCGCCATGTAGGAAAACAAACGATGATGCCTGAAGCCTTTAGAGAGCTTCAGGAGCGAGATGCTCGTAACTTTACTCTATATGCTGCTCTCCCCTATCACATGATTAAGAAGTACAATCTCCAGGATCCAGAAATCATCGAAAGATTGTCCCAAGACTTTAAGGTGTCGCCTAGTTTATGTGTGGAAAGACTGGATCAGATTCAAAGAAGATACATTTCAGCAAGGGAAGAAAATTGTACCACGTGTATTGCTGAAGATAGTTTACGTTACTTGTAA
- the istA gene encoding IS21 family transposase produces the protein MVKYREILRLQAQGVTQRGIASSCGHSRNTVREVLKRAEEKGVCWPLDKDVTDLDLLSILFPEKKLPSDHRRKPDGEYIHKELAKSGVTLSLLWDEYSVQSRANNEIPYSYRQFCRFYNDYARKTKATMRIKRKPGEQLEVDWAGDTMHLTDHLTGEKIPVYIFVSVLPCSQYAYVEAFLSMNSESWITAHIHAFEFFGGIPRIIVPDNLKTGVTKSSRTEPIINPTYQEMAEHYQTTIIPARVSHPKDKPSVEVTVGHISTWIIASLRNQKFFTLIEVNKAIKEKLEEFNTKDFQKKSGNRQKAFLEEEKFALMPLPTSSYEMATWTTATVQPDYHIKADSKFYSVPYDYIKCTVDVRMTRTIVEVFYKNARIASHKRLSRYGDSFQTIPDHMPRKHQQYLELDKEYILKWGKSAGPFTLLTIEKILESYPTEKQGLKSTFGLIKLADKYSIERVEDACERILSYTPRPKLKSVQTILKTGQDKFDPKMVTKKSSERKNDSAYGFTRGANYYGGKNHDN, from the coding sequence GTGGTTAAGTATCGAGAGATATTAAGGCTTCAGGCACAAGGAGTCACTCAAAGGGGGATAGCTTCAAGTTGTGGACATTCCAGGAACACTGTAAGGGAAGTGCTAAAACGAGCGGAGGAAAAAGGTGTATGTTGGCCATTGGACAAGGATGTGACTGACTTAGATTTACTGTCCATTCTGTTCCCGGAAAAGAAACTTCCTTCCGATCATCGGCGCAAGCCAGATGGTGAATATATTCATAAGGAATTGGCGAAGTCAGGTGTCACTTTATCTCTATTATGGGATGAATACTCTGTGCAGAGCAGGGCGAATAATGAAATCCCATACAGCTATCGCCAGTTTTGCAGGTTTTATAATGACTATGCACGAAAAACGAAAGCTACCATGCGTATTAAAAGGAAACCTGGAGAACAGCTGGAAGTTGACTGGGCAGGGGATACAATGCATCTGACCGACCACTTAACTGGTGAGAAGATACCTGTGTATATTTTCGTTAGTGTTTTACCTTGTAGTCAGTATGCATATGTAGAAGCATTTTTGTCCATGAACAGTGAAAGCTGGATTACAGCTCATATTCATGCTTTTGAATTTTTTGGGGGAATCCCGAGAATTATCGTCCCTGATAACTTAAAAACTGGTGTAACGAAATCATCTCGTACTGAACCTATCATTAACCCGACTTATCAAGAGATGGCTGAACATTATCAGACAACTATAATCCCAGCACGAGTCTCTCACCCAAAAGATAAACCAAGTGTAGAAGTTACTGTAGGCCACATATCAACGTGGATTATTGCTTCTCTTCGTAATCAAAAATTCTTTACTCTCATAGAAGTTAATAAGGCAATAAAAGAGAAGTTAGAAGAATTCAATACTAAAGATTTTCAGAAAAAAAGTGGAAATAGGCAGAAAGCATTTTTAGAGGAAGAAAAGTTCGCTCTTATGCCTCTGCCTACTTCATCCTATGAAATGGCGACTTGGACAACGGCGACTGTCCAACCCGACTATCATATAAAAGCTGATTCTAAATTTTATTCTGTTCCTTATGATTATATCAAATGTACAGTAGACGTCAGAATGACTAGAACAATAGTAGAAGTATTTTATAAAAATGCACGGATTGCCTCCCATAAGAGATTAAGTAGATATGGGGATTCTTTTCAAACGATTCCAGATCATATGCCTAGAAAACACCAGCAATATTTAGAGCTTGATAAAGAGTACATTTTAAAATGGGGGAAGTCCGCAGGACCGTTCACATTATTAACCATTGAAAAGATTTTAGAAAGCTACCCAACTGAAAAGCAAGGCTTAAAATCAACCTTCGGTTTAATTAAGTTAGCAGATAAGTATTCCATTGAACGTGTCGAAGACGCCTGCGAAAGAATTTTGTCCTATACTCCAAGACCTAAACTCAAAAGTGTTCAGACCATTTTAAAAACGGGCCAGGATAAATTCGATCCTAAAATGGTGACAAAAAAATCTAGTGAACGAAAAAATGATAGCGCTTATGGTTTTACACGCGGTGCGAACTATTATGGAGGTAAAAATCATGACAACTGA
- the istB gene encoding IS21-like element helper ATPase IstB, whose product MTTDNTLIKLNEMRMTAMAEKFTEQLSNPEYQELSFEDRFGLLVDMEWSRRQNSKLDRLIKAAELRDTQACIEDIRYYSDRKLDKNQILRLATGSYIEEHHNIILMGASGNGKTYLGCAFGNAACRQFYKVKYTRLPDLLDELAIARGEGIYRKVMKKYKKVNLLILDEWLLTPLNDTEARDLLEIVEARHQQGSTIFCSQFDPRGWHEKIGESTLADAILDRIVHDSYNIVIDGEMSMRERYGLHQ is encoded by the coding sequence ATGACAACTGATAATACTCTAATAAAATTAAATGAAATGCGTATGACAGCAATGGCAGAGAAATTTACTGAACAATTAAGTAACCCTGAATATCAAGAATTATCATTTGAGGATCGTTTTGGATTACTGGTTGACATGGAATGGTCACGAAGACAAAATAGTAAACTCGATCGATTGATAAAGGCAGCTGAATTAAGAGACACTCAAGCATGTATTGAAGACATCAGGTATTACTCTGACCGGAAATTGGACAAAAACCAAATCTTGCGTTTGGCGACAGGTAGCTATATTGAAGAGCACCACAACATCATTCTTATGGGCGCCTCTGGAAATGGTAAAACATACTTGGGTTGTGCCTTTGGCAACGCAGCATGTCGGCAGTTTTATAAAGTGAAATACACCCGTCTCCCCGACTTATTAGACGAATTAGCCATCGCTAGAGGCGAAGGGATCTACAGAAAAGTAATGAAAAAATATAAAAAAGTTAACTTACTCATATTAGACGAATGGCTTCTAACACCTCTAAATGATACGGAAGCAAGAGACCTTCTAGAAATTGTGGAGGCACGTCACCAACAAGGATCCACTATTTTCTGTTCACAATTTGATCCGCGAGGATGGCATGAAAAAATAGGAGAAAGCACACTGGCTGACGCCATTCTCGATCGAATCGTTCACGATTCATATAATATTGTCATTGACGGAGAAATGTCGATGAGAGAACGTTACGGATTACACCAGTAA